In Aneurinibacillus sp. REN35, a genomic segment contains:
- a CDS encoding DUF4230 domain-containing protein, with amino-acid sequence MNNKDDMLRVRQEAEQGHKGATIYRLPYAETEQAPQKRKRARFSFPRMRWTKQVKTWTAACVLGLAVIGAGIWAGSGWFGAPQVTGQTVVQEIRDLSYLTTAEAVMMTTLEGEDAYRFYDFELPGTKRFFHIDVPAKVLVGIDLKKVTSSDIVIDEANKQITVTLPRADFLQDPNIDIDKVKAFSEEEIFRKKMTPDEQQAFLTEARSQLRREAKASGILQTAEDRAVRVLQQIYKPVGYRVNVAFK; translated from the coding sequence GTGAACAACAAAGACGACATGCTACGGGTTCGGCAGGAAGCGGAACAAGGACACAAAGGGGCAACGATTTATCGGCTGCCGTATGCAGAGACAGAACAAGCGCCTCAGAAGAGGAAGCGGGCGCGTTTTTCGTTTCCGCGAATGCGCTGGACGAAGCAGGTAAAGACGTGGACGGCTGCTTGTGTTCTAGGATTAGCGGTGATCGGGGCTGGTATCTGGGCAGGTAGTGGTTGGTTCGGTGCACCACAGGTTACTGGGCAGACTGTTGTACAGGAGATTCGTGATCTATCCTACTTGACGACAGCGGAGGCCGTCATGATGACAACCCTAGAAGGGGAAGATGCTTACCGCTTCTATGACTTTGAGCTTCCGGGTACGAAGCGTTTTTTCCATATTGATGTACCGGCTAAGGTTCTGGTCGGCATTGATTTGAAGAAGGTTACGTCGTCTGATATTGTCATTGATGAGGCGAATAAGCAGATTACAGTAACGCTACCGCGGGCTGATTTCTTACAGGACCCTAATATTGATATTGATAAAGTGAAAGCATTCTCAGAAGAGGAGATCTTCCGCAAAAAAATGACACCTGATGAGCAACAGGCGTTTCTGACTGAAGCCCGCAGCCAATTGCGCCGTGAAGCAAAGGCCAGTGGTATTCTGCAGACGGCGGAGGATCGCGCCGTACGGGTGCTTCAGCAAATCTATAAACCTGTTGGCTATCGTGTAAATGTTGCATTTAAATAA
- the cbiB gene encoding adenosylcobinamide-phosphate synthase CbiB — protein MLVRVCVLLSAYIIDRLVGDPRWLTHPVVYMGRVITWLERQLRRRVVREEQLKHVGILFPLILVGGSFVLTWWLLVLLSWIHPWLSWVVEAWLISTTIATKGLAEAGIGIYGLLKEGKLEEARQALAMVVGRDTDRLDEGEVSRGAVETVAENIVDAILSPLFYAAIGGAPLAMAYRAANTLDSMVGYKNDAYRNLGWASARFDDLVNYVPARLAALLLICVSWLLRLNWRNCAAIIIRDARRHPSPNSGFTEAGVAGALGIQLGGTNYYQGIPSHRAKMGDRYRSIEAQDIKQTVRIMHWVSFFFLLACLLGIMIVTLLYL, from the coding sequence ATGCTTGTACGTGTATGTGTTTTACTTTCCGCATATATTATAGACAGATTGGTCGGAGACCCTCGGTGGTTGACCCACCCTGTTGTTTATATGGGCCGCGTAATTACATGGTTGGAGCGGCAGCTTCGGCGTCGTGTTGTACGCGAAGAGCAGTTAAAGCATGTAGGGATTTTATTTCCGCTTATACTCGTTGGTGGCAGCTTCGTCTTGACATGGTGGCTGCTTGTTCTCTTGTCCTGGATTCATCCATGGCTTTCTTGGGTGGTGGAAGCGTGGCTTATCTCCACTACAATTGCCACTAAGGGGCTTGCGGAGGCAGGCATAGGTATCTATGGCTTACTTAAGGAAGGGAAGCTTGAAGAGGCACGGCAGGCACTAGCGATGGTAGTCGGACGTGATACGGACCGGCTCGATGAAGGAGAGGTATCACGCGGTGCTGTGGAGACAGTAGCGGAAAATATTGTCGATGCCATTTTATCTCCACTATTTTATGCAGCGATTGGAGGCGCGCCGCTGGCGATGGCGTACCGTGCAGCGAATACGCTCGATTCGATGGTTGGTTATAAAAACGATGCCTATCGAAATCTCGGTTGGGCGTCTGCCCGTTTTGACGATCTTGTTAATTATGTCCCCGCGCGTCTGGCTGCGCTTCTGCTTATATGTGTAAGCTGGCTGCTGCGTTTGAATTGGCGTAATTGTGCAGCTATCATTATTCGTGATGCGAGGCGTCATCCAAGTCCGAATAGCGGATTTACGGAAGCGGGGGTAGCGGGTGCGCTGGGCATCCAGCTTGGCGGAACCAATTATTATCAGGGAATCCCGTCGCATCGTGCCAAAATGGGAGATCGATACCGCTCCATTGAGGCGCAAGATATCAAACAAACCGTTCGCATCATGCACTGGGTATCTTTTTTCTTTCTCTTGGCTTGTCTGCTTGGTATAATGATAGTAACGCTGCTGTATTTATAG
- a CDS encoding adenosylcobinamide amidohydrolase: MTQPFRSSTRYTSAIWPAITVAYQEDYLLLHSPVPLTAVSSALWRGGIAQASHFINWKVPLTYRCEDPTIMMRDQLGAWGYPVDASIGLQTAAKITHASITEEAGDRYRILCCATAGTRNSARAGKARETFSAYQCGTINIFLLADAHLTPSAMINSVITATEAKSAALQDLGISDEDGETATGTTTDAVVFAATQDEAHGAPHQFAGAATTIGNAIGRLVYQAVYEAVATQGES; the protein is encoded by the coding sequence ATGACGCAGCCATTTCGTTCATCTACACGTTATACATCAGCTATATGGCCGGCTATTACTGTTGCGTATCAGGAGGATTATTTACTGCTGCACTCCCCGGTGCCGCTTACTGCGGTTAGCAGCGCGCTTTGGCGGGGTGGTATCGCGCAAGCAAGTCACTTCATCAATTGGAAGGTACCGCTGACCTACCGTTGTGAAGACCCTACGATTATGATGAGGGATCAACTGGGGGCATGGGGCTATCCTGTTGATGCATCCATTGGGTTACAAACGGCAGCTAAGATTACGCATGCTTCTATTACAGAGGAGGCGGGTGATCGATACCGTATCCTCTGCTGTGCTACAGCCGGGACAAGGAACAGTGCTCGTGCCGGAAAAGCACGGGAGACGTTCTCTGCCTATCAATGCGGTACAATCAATATCTTTCTGTTAGCTGACGCCCATCTCACACCCTCCGCTATGATCAACAGCGTCATTACCGCTACGGAAGCGAAGTCCGCTGCTTTGCAAGATCTGGGGATTTCTGATGAAGATGGAGAGACCGCAACCGGTACAACAACTGACGCTGTTGTATTTGCTGCTACGCAGGATGAGGCACATGGAGCACCGCATCAATTTGCTGGGGCGGCAACAACGATCGGTAACGCGATCGGACGTCTTGTTTATCAGGCAGTGTATGAAGCCGTAGCTACGCAGGGAGAGTCATAA
- a CDS encoding GHMP family kinase ATP-binding protein — protein MKATTGTACHTFGELLQGQREGVPFLVSLPIASFAKATFYPSASGELLTSPQKIKVRRILRRLMAQYQLSLSGTLLLEQSLPDGKGFATSTADMVAACRAVSKAHQLRLLPQHISSLLVQVEPTDGIMYDEVVAYQHHEGRVITSLGQLPSLQIIGVDRGGKVDTVSFNKRKAHYTLQEEKEYDQLLLKLQEAFRVGDSELIGYVATRSAEMHQKRLPHPDFAELKALCHKIGGLGVVIAHSGTLAGILLDTNSPIYHQQAAELRQQMEGWHRSVYEFAVAGNQKGITV, from the coding sequence TACAGCATGCCATACGTTTGGCGAGCTGCTACAGGGGCAGAGAGAGGGTGTGCCTTTTCTTGTCTCTTTGCCTATTGCCAGTTTTGCGAAAGCGACGTTTTATCCGTCTGCTTCCGGCGAATTGCTTACATCCCCACAGAAAATTAAAGTGCGCCGTATTTTGCGTCGATTGATGGCACAGTATCAGCTCTCGTTGAGCGGCACACTCTTATTGGAGCAGTCCCTTCCTGACGGTAAAGGATTTGCGACCAGTACGGCTGATATGGTGGCCGCCTGCCGCGCCGTATCCAAAGCGCATCAGCTCCGTCTGCTGCCACAGCATATCTCATCATTGCTTGTGCAGGTAGAGCCGACTGACGGCATTATGTATGATGAGGTGGTAGCTTATCAGCATCATGAAGGACGAGTCATTACGAGTCTGGGTCAGTTGCCATCGCTTCAGATCATAGGTGTGGATCGGGGCGGTAAGGTAGATACCGTATCGTTTAATAAGCGCAAGGCTCATTATACATTGCAGGAAGAAAAGGAATATGATCAGCTTTTACTGAAACTTCAGGAAGCTTTTCGCGTTGGAGACAGTGAACTAATTGGCTATGTGGCTACACGCAGCGCTGAGATGCATCAGAAGCGTTTGCCGCATCCAGATTTTGCAGAATTGAAAGCGCTCTGCCATAAGATAGGAGGCCTTGGTGTCGTAATTGCTCACAGCGGTACATTAGCAGGTATTCTTCTTGATACCAACTCTCCTATTTATCATCAGCAGGCCGCCGAGCTGCGCCAGCAGATGGAAGGATGGCATCGTTCGGTTTATGAATTTGCCGTTGCAGGAAATCAGAAAGGAATTACAGTATGA